In Bradysia coprophila strain Holo2 unplaced genomic scaffold, BU_Bcop_v1 contig_358, whole genome shotgun sequence, one DNA window encodes the following:
- the LOC119081871 gene encoding POU domain protein CF1A yields the protein MAATTYMTSASGDLDMALGGGYHTSSPRSATDAGEMKYMQHHHHHHHHQVASSPSPNAGGGLGSVTGGLGVGSNPWTALHPSDPWSSLQTHHPHHHPADVKQEMSHLAQQSRVQQGMASPHAWHAPVHATSHYAPTGGSPLQYHHAMNGMLHHPAHPHHQSVAPLHHALRGDSPQLHLHPHHLQGDRDVSAGEEDTPTSDDLEAFAKQFKQRRIKLGFTQADVGLALGTLYGNVFSQTTICRFEALQLSFKNMCKLKPLLQKWLEEADSTTGSPTSIDKIAAQGRKRKKRTSIEVSVKGALEQHFHKQPKPSAQEITALADSLQLEKEVVRVWFCNRRQKEKRMTPPNTIGGDMMDGMPPSHLGHGGHGGYHSHHDVHGSPMGAHSHSHSPPMLSPQNMQNPNAHQLTAH from the coding sequence ATGGCCGCTACAACATATATGACAAGTGCATCTGGAGACTTAGACATGGCACTTGGCGGAGGCTATCACACTTCTTCTCCTCGAAGTGCAACTGATGCCGGCGAAATGAAATACATgcaacatcatcatcatcaccaccATCATCAAGTCGCATCCAGTCCCAGTCCAAATGCTGGAGGTGGATTAGGATCAGTTACTGGCGGATTGGGAGTTGGTTCCAATCCGTGGACAGCATTGCATCCGTCTGATCCATGGTCATCGCTGCAAACCCATCATCCACATCATCATCCTGCCGATGTAAAACAGGAAATGTCTCATTTAGCTCAACAAAGTAGGGTACAACAGGGAATGGCTTCGCCACATGCATGGCATGCACCAGTACATGCAACATCACATTATGCTCCAACGGGTGGATCTCCGCTACAATACCATCATGCTATGAATGGTATGTTACATCATCCTGCTCATCCTCATCACCAAAGTGTTGCACCTCTACATCATGCATTGAGAGGCGATTCTCCTCAGCTTCACTTGCATCCACACCATTTACAAGGTGATCGTGATGTTAGTGCTGGCGAAGAAGATACACCAACTTCCGACGATTTAGAAGCATTCGCtaaacaatttaaacaaagacGAATAAAATTAGGATTTACTCAAGCCGATGTTGGGCTAGCCTTAGGAACACTatatggaaatgttttttcacaAACAACGATATGCCGATTTGAGGCTTTACAGTTAAGTTTTAAAAATATGTGCAAATTGAAACCATTACTGCAAAAATGGCTAGAAGAAGCGGACTCAACGACTGGTTCGCCAACGAGCATCGATAAAATAGCAGCACAAGGACGTAAGCGAAAAAAACGCACTAGTATTGAGGTCTCTGTGAAAGGAGCCCTCgaacaacattttcataaacaaccaAAACCATCGGCACAAGAAATTACAGCACTAGCGGATTCATTACAATTAGAGAAGGAAGTCGTACGGGTATGGTTTTGCAATAgaagacaaaaagaaaaacgaatgacCCCACCAAATACAATAGGTGGAGACATGATGGACGGAATGCCTCCATCCCATCTAGGTCATGGTGGACACGGTGGATATCATTCACATCATGATGTCCACGGCAGTCCGATGGGTGCACACAGTCACAGTCATAGTCCTCCAATGCTTAGCCCACAAAATATGCAAAATCCTAACGCGCACCAGTTAACGGCCCACTAG